The sequence GGCGGATGTCGTCAATCCCGTGGCGCACCATGCAGAAGCGCTCCACGCCGAGGCCGGCCGCAAAGCCACTCCAGCGCTCCGGATCAAGGCCCATGCCCGTGAGCACGGCCGGATCCACCATGCCGCAGCCCATCACCTCCAGCCAGCGGCCCCGCCACTGCACATCCACCTCGGCGCTCGGCTCGGTGAACGGGAAGTAGCTGGCCCGGAAGCGCACCGGCAGGTCGCCGAAAAAGCGCTGCAGGAAGGCCGTCACCGTGCCGCGCAGGTGGCTGAAGTCGAGCCCCTCGTCGATGGCTAGCACCTCCACCTGGTGGAACACCGGTGAGTGGGTGGCATCCACCGCATCGCGGCGGTAGACGCGGCCCGGGGCGATCACCCGCACCGGCGGCGGGTTGTTCTCCAGATGGCGGATCTGCACCGGCGAGGTGTGGGTGCGCAGCAGGCGGCTGTCCTGGAGGTAGAAGGTGTCCTGCATGTCCCGGGCGGGGTGATGCTCGGGGATGTTGAGGGCGGTGAAGTTGTAGTAGTCGCTCTCGATCTCGGGGCCCTCCGACACCCGGTAGCCGAGGCCGGAGAAGACGTCCACGATTTCCTCGATCGTGCTGATCAGCGGGTGGCGGTGGCCGGGCGGCACGTAGCTGCATGGGGCCGTGACATCGAGGCTTTCCCTGGCGATGCGCTCGGCCATGGCCGCGGCCTTGACGGCCCCCAGCCGCTGGGCCAGCAGGCCCTGAAGCTGTTCCTTGAGCACGTTGGCCCGCTGGCCCACCAGGGGACGTTCGGCCCCGGGCAGGCGGCCCATGGCCCCGAGCACGGCGGAGAGCTTGCCTTTCTTGCCCAGCAGGCCCACCCGCAGATCCTCCAGGTCACTGGCGCTGGTGGCGGCGCCGATGGCGGCGGCGGCCTCCGCCTCCAGGGCTTCCAGCTGGCCGTTGAGCTGCTCCAGGCTGACTGCGGCAGGGCCTGAGCCAGCGCCGGAGGCCGAGCCGGCGCTGGAGCTGGAGGTGGCGGAGGAGGCGGCGCTCACGGCGTTCGCAGGCTCGATGGGCAAGGTGGAGACTGTACGGAGCAGCCCCGACGTGCGCCGATGACCCCCCTGAGGATCCTGATCAGCAACGACGACGGGATCTTTGCGGATGGCATCCGCACCCTGGCCAACGCGGCTGTGGCCCGCGGCCATGAGGTCACGGTGGTGTGCCCCGACCAGGAGCGCTCCGCCACCGGCCATGGCCTCACCCTCCAGACCCCCATCCGGGCCGAACGGGCCGATGAGCTGTTCGACGACGGCGTGACCGCCTGGGCCTGCAGCGGCACCCCCAGCGACTGCGTCAAGCTGGGCCTGTTCTCCCTGCTGGAGAGTTGGCCGGATCTGGTGCTCTCCGGCATCAACCACGGCCCCAACCTCGGCACCGATGTGCTCTATTCCGGCACGGTGAGTGCGGCCATGGAAGGCACGATCGAGGGCCTGCCCTCGCTGGCGGTGAGCAGTGCCGATTTCCAGTGGCGCCAGTTCGTGCCCGCCGCCGCCATCGCCCTCGACGTGGCCGAGACGATGCTGGCCGAAGGCTGGCCCGCCAGCATGCTGCTCAATCTGAATGTGCCTCCGCTGCCGGCGGAGAGCCTGGGACCCCTCCGCTGGTGCCGCACAGCGGTGCGTCGCTACACCGACCAGTTCGACCGCCGCGTCGACCCCCGCGGCCGCACCTACTACTGGCTGGCGGGGGAGGTGGCCAACGACCTGGAGGCGAAGGTGGCGGGACCCGCCGACTGGCCCGTGGATGTGGCCCACGTTCACGGCGGCGGGGTGTCCCTGTCGCCCCTGCAGCCGGAGCTGTTCTGGCGCGGCGCCACGCTGGACCTGCCCCAGCTGGATCTTCCCCGGGATGACCAGCTTCAGGTGGGCCTGTAAATCCGCTGCAGCAGCCAGAGGCTGATCCCCAGGCCGATCAGGTGAGCGAACAGCACCTGGGTGTTGCCCAGCACCGAGAACATTTCGATCGAGGTGATCGGCAGGCCGATCAGACGGCCGCCTCGTCCGGCCTGACCCTGCAACTGCGCCCCGAAGAAGCCCGGCACCTGCTGGGAGGCCTGCACGAACAGGCTGCCGGCCATGGCCTGGTAGCCCACGGCAGCCAGTGTCAGGCCGGACAGATCGATCAGCAGGCCGCGTTTCACCAGCCGGCCGGTCTCGCCGCGGCTGGGCCGCACCGGGCTGGCCAGGGCCCGGCCGCAGCGCACCACCAGCCAGCTCTGCCACAGGCAGCCGAGCAGCAGCAGAAACGAGAGCGTGGTGAGGGAGATTCCCGGGCCCAGCCCCAGGGCGCGGGAGGAGTCGGCGGCAAGCCGTCCGCCGATGTTGTTGAACACCAGCACCCCCACCACCACCACGGCGAGCACCAGTTGGGTCCAGAACCGTACCCAGCCCACACGCCGCAGAGCGGCGGACATCTGCTGCAGATCGAGGCGGTCAGCCATGGGTGCACTGAAATTCCCCCCCAAAGGTGCCATGGGAGGATCTGGGCGGCCTGCCCCGGCGTTGGGATCTGTCGCGTTGATACCGCTGCGAACCCCCCAGGAGGCCCAGCGCCCCACCGCCATTGCCCTTGGCAGTTTCGATGGTCTGCATCGGGGCCATCGGCGCGTGATCGCGGCCGTGGCTGGCGAGGGCCGCTCCGACGCCGCCGTGCCGGCCCTGGTGCCCACGGTGGTGAGTTTCTGGCCCCATCCCCGCGAGGTGCTGCATGGCGACACGCGCCTGCGGCTCGATCTGCCCTCGGAGAAGCTCGAGCTGCTCGGTCCCCTGGGCATCCACCAGCTGGTGCTGGTGCCCTTTGATCGCCGCCTCGCCGCCCTCGACCCGGAGGCCTTCGTGGACCAGGTGCTGGTGGGGCAGCTGGATGCCCGCCGCATCGCCGTGGGCAGCAACTTCCGCTTCGGGGTGGGCCGCCAGGGCGACACCGACACCCTGATGGCCCTGGGGTCGGCCCGGGGTCTCACGGTGACGGTGCTGCCGATGCTCAGTGACGGCGGCGATCGGCTCAGCAGCAGCCGGATCCGCCGGGCCCTCGCCGCCGGCGATCTCGCTGAGGCGGAGCGGTTGCTGCAGCGGCCCTACCGCTTCAGCGGCCAGGTGGTGGCTGGCAAGGGGCTGGGGCGGGGTCTGGGCTGGCCCACCGCCAATCTGCGGGTGGACGGGCGCAAGTTCCTGCCCAAGGAGGGCGTCTATGCCGCCCGGGTTCAGCTCAATGGCCAGCTGGAGGGCCAGCCCACGGCAGACGGCCGCTGGCTGCCCGCCGTGATGAACCTCGGACCCCAGCCCACCGTGGACCCCCAGGCCAGCTCAGCCGTGGAGGTGCACCTGCTCGATCAGGACCTGCAGCTGGGCGGGCTCGAGCTGCGGGTGGAGCCCGTGGCCCTGCTGCGCAGCCAGGAGCGCTTCGCCGACCTGGCCGCGCTCTGTGCTCAGATCGCCAGCGATGCCGCGGCCGCCCGCAGCCTGTTAGCCGCCGGGGTAGGCGTGGGTCAGGCCCCAGCCCATGAAGGCGGCGATGCCGCCCAGCAGCAGAATCCCTGACACGAGCACCAGCATCGGGCTGTCCGAACCGCCTTGATCCATCGGGGCCTCGGGTTGGGCCTGTCGACCCGATCAGAGCCTCCAACCTAGACAGGCCTGACCGGCCCAACTTCAGCCGGTTGTGCTGATTTCACCACGCCGCCGCCCCATGGCCCTTCCCGATCCCCACCCAGGCCCCAGCAGTGCCCAGGAGCAGCCCCAGGACGCCTGCGCAGCCCAGGAGTCTGCCGATGACCTGGCGGTGCGGCGCCTGATCGACGCCAATCTCGATCGGGCCCGCGAAGGCCTGCGGGTGCTGGAGGACTGGGCCCGCTTCGCTCTGGAGCGCGCCGACCTGGTGAGCCGCACCAAGGACATGCGCCAGACGCTGGGGCGGCTGCACCGCGACGCCTACAAGCTGGCCCGCCACACCGCCAGCGACTCTGGCGCCGGCCTCGGCCACCCCGCCCAGGCGGAGCGCCGCCAGCCCGCCCAGGTGGTGGCCGCCAATGCCGCCCGGGTGCAGGAGGCCCTGCGGGTGCTGGAGGAGTTCGGCCGCAGCAGTGATCCCCCCCTGGCCGCGGCGGCCGCGGCCATCCGCTACGGCCTCTACGACCTGGAGGTGGCCCTGCTGCAGGGCAGTCGCGATGGGGCCAGCCGCCGCCAGCTCCTGGCCCGCTGCCACCTCTATCTGGTGACCAGCCCCATGCCCGAGCTGGAGGCCGTGGTGGCCGCCGCCCTCGACGGCGGCGTGCGGCTGGTGCAGTACCGGGCCAAGCCCGGCAGCCCAGGCCCCGATGGTGCCCCGCTCAGCGACGGGCAGCGGTTGGAGCAGGCCCGCGCCCTGCGGCGCCTCTGCTCCGACCATGGCGCCCTGTTCCTGGTGAACGACCGCATTGATCTGGCCCTGGCGGTGGATGCCGATGGGGTGCACCTGGGCCAGGACGACCTGCCGCCCGCCGTGGCACGGCGACTGCTGGGGGAGGGGCGGCTGATCGGCCGCAGCACCCATGCCCTGCCCCAGCTCCAGCAGGCCCTGCGGGATGGCTGCGACTACGTGGGCGTGGGGCCGGTGCTGGCCACCCCCACCAAGCCGGGCCGGGCCCCGGTGGGGATCCAGTACGTGCGCCAGGCCGCGGCGGCCTGCCCGATTCCCTTCTTCGCCATCGGTGGCCTGGGCCTGGAGACGATCCCCCAGCTGCAGCGGGTGGGCGCCGAGCGGATCGCTGTGGTGCGGGCGATCACGGAGGCCGCCGACCCCGCCGCCGCCAGCCGTGCCCTGCTCACTGGCCTGGGTCGGCCCAGTTGAGCCAGGGGCGTGGGGAGTCCCCTAGCTTCAGAGCCCTGAGGCCCATGGGGGCCAGGCGATCACCATGCCCCTAGAGGATCCCGGCGCCGCCATCACGATTCAGCTGAACGGCGAAGCCCGCCAGTGCCCCGCGGACCAGAGCCTCGAGCAGCTGCTGCCCCAGCTGGGCTACCGCCCCCAGCTCGTGGTGGTGGAATTCAACGGCACGATCCTGCCGCGTCAGCACTGGGCTCAGCAGCAGGTGGTGGAATCCGATGTGCTGGAGGTGGTCACCATCGTGGGAGGTGGTTCCTAGATTTTTCCCACTCGCACCGGCCCTGTTGCCGCTTTCCAACTCCTCCAAGCCCACCCAGGCCCTCTCTGGCCAGCCACGCTGGCGCCGCAGCTGGTGGCGTCGCACGGTGAGCCTTCTGGCCCTGCCCGCCCTGGTGATCACGCTGTTGCTCTGGGCGCCTGAACCCTCAATGGCGGCCCGGGGCGGCCGCATCGGCGGCGGCAGCTTCCGCGCCGCCCCCTCCCTGCCCCGCGGCGGCGGTGGTGGCGGCTTCGGTGGCGGCATGCGCGGCGGTGGTGGCATGCGGGGTGGCGGCATCGGCTTCCCCTTCCTGATTCCGATCTTCGGTTTCGGCGGTGGCGGCCTGTTCGGCTTCCTGATCCTGATGGCCGTGGTGGGCCTGATCGCCAATGCCCTGCGCGGTGTCGGCGGCGGCAGCCCCTCCCTGCCGGGCGGTTCCGGCTACGCCCCCCGGGTGGATGGCCCGGTCACCATCAGTCAGCTGCAGGTGGGCCTGCTGGCCTCGGCCCGCGATCTCCAGAACGACCTGCGCGCCCTGGCTGGCCGCGCCGACACCGGATCCACCAGTGGGCTGCAGACCGTGCTGCAGGAAACCACCCTCTCCCTGCTGCGCCATCCAGATCTCTGGGTCTATGCCAACGCGGAAGTGGGCCAGGTGCCCTTTGCCAGCGCCGAGTCCACCTTCAACCGCCTCTCCATGGCCGAGCGCAGCAAGCTCGATGCCGAGCTCACCTCCAACGTGGCGGGCCGCCGCTCTGCTGGCGCCGCTTCCGCCGCTGGTGACAGCGATGTCGGCAGCGATTTCATCGCCGTGACCCTGCTGGTGGCCTCGCGCCAACGCCTCACCATCAAGGGAGCCTCCACGGCTGAAGAACTGCGTCAGTCACTGCAGGTGCTCGGCGGGGTGGCCAGTTCCGATCTGCTGGCGATTGAAGTGATCTGGCAGCCCGATGGCACTGGAGACGTGTTCAGCACCGAGGAGCTGCTCACGGCCTATCCCCAGCTCCAGCACCTCTGAGGATGCGCAGGGCGGCCATCGCCGCCCCGTAGCCGTTGTCCACATTCACCACCGTGAGCCCCGGTGCACAGCTGGCCAACATGCCGTGCAGGGCCGCCATGCCGCCCGCGCTGACGCCGTAGCCCACCGCCACGGGAACGCCGATCACGGGCTGTGGCAACAGGCCGGCCAGCACGGTCGGCAGGGCGCCCTCCATACCGGCGCAGGCGATCAGCACGTCCATCGATCGCAGCAGCGGCAGCTGATCCAGCAGGCGGTGCAGCCCCGCCACGCCCACATCCAGCACCAGCTCGGCCCCCACCCCATGGCACTGCAGGGCCAGGAGCGCTTCGCTGGCCACGCCCAGATCACTGCTGCCGGCCCCGAGCACAGCCACCCGGGCGGTAGCGGCGCCGGCAAAGGCCTCGCCCGGCTCCGGGGATGCGCCTGGCTCCGGGGATGCCGGCGTCGCGAAGGTGAGGCAGCGGGCCTCGGAGTGATAGCGCAGGGCCGGCGTCTCCAGCAGGGCGGCCACGGCTTCGCCCTTCTGCGGCGACACCCTGGTCACCAGCAGCACCTCGCCGGCATCCCAGAGCTTGGTGGCAATGGCGGCGATCTGCTCGGCGCTCTTGTGCTCCCCCCACACCGCTTCCACCATGCCGAGACGCTGGCGACGCTGCAGGTCGAGGCGGTGGTCCAGGGCGGGCGTGGGTTCGTTCATGGCCGGGGTGCTGTCAGGGCTTGATCCACACCATCTCCATCAGATCCAGCAGTCGTCGGCCTCGCTGAGGGCGCATGAGAGGGCCTCAGCCATCGGCTGGGACGTCGCTCTGGAGACCGGGCTGTCGTTCCAGCTGGGGCTGCGGCTGAAGCTCAGCGGCATAGAGCAGCGGAAAGGGATTGGCAGCCTCGCTGCCGGTGTCGCTGCTGGTGAGCTCACGGGCCAGCCGCTCAAAGCGCTCCTGCACCTCGCCCACTTCAGCCATCGGGATCGCCTTCCACTGCTCCAGGCTGGCCCAGCGGATCAGCAGGGTGCCCTCCTGCCGCTCAGGATCCCAGAACAGCTGCCGCCCCAGGAAGCCCTCCTGCTGCTTCAGCCAGGGCCCCCAGCTGGCCGCTTCGGCCTCCAGCCAGGCCTCGCGGTACTGGGCCTTCACCCCCAGCCGCAGCAGTTCCACAACGCCGGTCTCTGCTGTGGTGGTGGGGGAGGAGGTGCTCATGGGGGCCCGGGCCGCAGCAGGTGAACTGATCCCGCCGAGCAGTGCGGCCAGCAGCAGCACCAGCAGCAGCCGTCGCAATGGCCTCGGCGGGCCGGTGAGCCTAGGCAGGTCGTCCCGCGGCACTGGCTTGCGGGGTGCGGTCACGGTCGTTGCAGCAGGGCCACGGCGTGGCAGGAGATGCCCTCCTCGCGGCCCTCGGCCCCGAGCCGCTCATTGGTGGTGGCCTTGACGCCCACCTGGTCGTCATCGAGGCCGAGTCGAGCGGCGATGGCGGCGCGCATGGCCGCGATGTGGGGCTTGAGTTTCGGGCGTTCCGCCACCACCACACTGTCGAGATTCACGATCCTCCAGCCGCGTTCCCTCACCAGGGCCATCACCTGCTCCAGCAGCACCAGGCTGTCGGCCCCCTTCCAGCGGGCGTCCTCCGGCGGGAAATGCTGGCCGATGTCGCCAAGGGAGAGGGCCCCGAGCAGGGCATCCATGATGGCGTGCACGAGCACATCGGCGTCACTGTGGCCGTCGAGACCCAGGCCCTCGGGATGGGCGAGTCTCTGGCCCCCCAGGATCAGGGGCCGACCCGGCACCAGGCGATGGATGTCGTAGCCATTGCCGATCCGCAGGGCCGGGGGGGCTGTCATGGCGTTCACAAGGGGGGCAGGCCGTAGCTCCGAGTCTGCTCCGCACCGTGGAGTCGCTTCGCTGGGCTGGCCGCGCTCAGGTCGCGACGGTTGGCCTGCCGCCTGGTTTGGACTCAGTGCCCTGACCCACCAGGCAGCTCGCCTGGAGCTGCGTCCGGCAGCACCTGCAGCCGGTTGCCGTCGCGGCCCATCACGGTCACCGCGCTGCCTGGTTGCAGTGTCCGGCTGGTCTCGAGGTTGGTGGCGGCCCAGCTCTGGCCCTGCCAGCGCACCCGCCCCTCCGCCGTGCCCTCAAAGCCGCTGATCACTGCGGCCCGCTGGCTGTGGCCGCTGGCGGGGATCGAGCGCTCACGGCTGCGCCGCTCCCAGCCCCGCAGCGCCAGCAGCCCCAGGCCGCTGAGCACGGCAAAGGTCACCACCTGCAGCAGCGGCGGCCAGGGCAGCAGGGCACTCAGCGCCGACACCACCAGCGCCGCGACCGCAGCCTCCAGCAGACCATCGAACTCA is a genomic window of Cyanobium sp. NS01 containing:
- a CDS encoding TIGR03792 family protein — translated: MTAPRKPVPRDDLPRLTGPPRPLRRLLLVLLLAALLGGISSPAAARAPMSTSSPTTTAETGVVELLRLGVKAQYREAWLEAEAASWGPWLKQQEGFLGRQLFWDPERQEGTLLIRWASLEQWKAIPMAEVGEVQERFERLARELTSSDTGSEAANPFPLLYAAELQPQPQLERQPGLQSDVPADG
- the larB gene encoding nickel pincer cofactor biosynthesis protein LarB, which codes for MNEPTPALDHRLDLQRRQRLGMVEAVWGEHKSAEQIAAIATKLWDAGEVLLVTRVSPQKGEAVAALLETPALRYHSEARCLTFATPASPEPGASPEPGEAFAGAATARVAVLGAGSSDLGVASEALLALQCHGVGAELVLDVGVAGLHRLLDQLPLLRSMDVLIACAGMEGALPTVLAGLLPQPVIGVPVAVGYGVSAGGMAALHGMLASCAPGLTVVNVDNGYGAAMAALRILRGAGAGDRP
- the pheS gene encoding phenylalanine--tRNA ligase subunit alpha; the protein is MEQLNGQLEALEAEAAAAIGAATSASDLEDLRVGLLGKKGKLSAVLGAMGRLPGAERPLVGQRANVLKEQLQGLLAQRLGAVKAAAMAERIARESLDVTAPCSYVPPGHRHPLISTIEEIVDVFSGLGYRVSEGPEIESDYYNFTALNIPEHHPARDMQDTFYLQDSRLLRTHTSPVQIRHLENNPPPVRVIAPGRVYRRDAVDATHSPVFHQVEVLAIDEGLDFSHLRGTVTAFLQRFFGDLPVRFRASYFPFTEPSAEVDVQWRGRWLEVMGCGMVDPAVLTGMGLDPERWSGFAAGLGVERFCMVRHGIDDIRRLYTSDLRFLEQF
- the thiS gene encoding sulfur carrier protein ThiS, producing the protein MPLEDPGAAITIQLNGEARQCPADQSLEQLLPQLGYRPQLVVVEFNGTILPRQHWAQQQVVESDVLEVVTIVGGGS
- the ispF gene encoding 2-C-methyl-D-erythritol 2,4-cyclodiphosphate synthase — translated: MTAPPALRIGNGYDIHRLVPGRPLILGGQRLAHPEGLGLDGHSDADVLVHAIMDALLGALSLGDIGQHFPPEDARWKGADSLVLLEQVMALVRERGWRIVNLDSVVVAERPKLKPHIAAMRAAIAARLGLDDDQVGVKATTNERLGAEGREEGISCHAVALLQRP
- a CDS encoding bifunctional riboflavin kinase/FAD synthetase — translated: MIPLRTPQEAQRPTAIALGSFDGLHRGHRRVIAAVAGEGRSDAAVPALVPTVVSFWPHPREVLHGDTRLRLDLPSEKLELLGPLGIHQLVLVPFDRRLAALDPEAFVDQVLVGQLDARRIAVGSNFRFGVGRQGDTDTLMALGSARGLTVTVLPMLSDGGDRLSSSRIRRALAAGDLAEAERLLQRPYRFSGQVVAGKGLGRGLGWPTANLRVDGRKFLPKEGVYAARVQLNGQLEGQPTADGRWLPAVMNLGPQPTVDPQASSAVEVHLLDQDLQLGGLELRVEPVALLRSQERFADLAALCAQIASDAAAARSLLAAGVGVGQAPAHEGGDAAQQQNP
- a CDS encoding DUF3611 family protein, producing MADRLDLQQMSAALRRVGWVRFWTQLVLAVVVVGVLVFNNIGGRLAADSSRALGLGPGISLTTLSFLLLLGCLWQSWLVVRCGRALASPVRPSRGETGRLVKRGLLIDLSGLTLAAVGYQAMAGSLFVQASQQVPGFFGAQLQGQAGRGGRLIGLPITSIEMFSVLGNTQVLFAHLIGLGISLWLLQRIYRPT
- a CDS encoding NfeD family protein — its product is MALASVIWLLVGLALLGLEGLGAEFDGLLEAAVAALVVSALSALLPWPPLLQVVTFAVLSGLGLLALRGWERRSRERSIPASGHSQRAAVISGFEGTAEGRVRWQGQSWAATNLETSRTLQPGSAVTVMGRDGNRLQVLPDAAPGELPGGSGH
- a CDS encoding thiamine phosphate synthase; translated protein: MALPDPHPGPSSAQEQPQDACAAQESADDLAVRRLIDANLDRAREGLRVLEDWARFALERADLVSRTKDMRQTLGRLHRDAYKLARHTASDSGAGLGHPAQAERRQPAQVVAANAARVQEALRVLEEFGRSSDPPLAAAAAAIRYGLYDLEVALLQGSRDGASRRQLLARCHLYLVTSPMPELEAVVAAALDGGVRLVQYRAKPGSPGPDGAPLSDGQRLEQARALRRLCSDHGALFLVNDRIDLALAVDADGVHLGQDDLPPAVARRLLGEGRLIGRSTHALPQLQQALRDGCDYVGVGPVLATPTKPGRAPVGIQYVRQAAAACPIPFFAIGGLGLETIPQLQRVGAERIAVVRAITEAADPAAASRALLTGLGRPS
- a CDS encoding DUF1517 domain-containing protein, which encodes MSLLALPALVITLLLWAPEPSMAARGGRIGGGSFRAAPSLPRGGGGGGFGGGMRGGGGMRGGGIGFPFLIPIFGFGGGGLFGFLILMAVVGLIANALRGVGGGSPSLPGGSGYAPRVDGPVTISQLQVGLLASARDLQNDLRALAGRADTGSTSGLQTVLQETTLSLLRHPDLWVYANAEVGQVPFASAESTFNRLSMAERSKLDAELTSNVAGRRSAGAASAAGDSDVGSDFIAVTLLVASRQRLTIKGASTAEELRQSLQVLGGVASSDLLAIEVIWQPDGTGDVFSTEELLTAYPQLQHL
- the surE gene encoding 5'/3'-nucleotidase SurE, with amino-acid sequence MTPLRILISNDDGIFADGIRTLANAAVARGHEVTVVCPDQERSATGHGLTLQTPIRAERADELFDDGVTAWACSGTPSDCVKLGLFSLLESWPDLVLSGINHGPNLGTDVLYSGTVSAAMEGTIEGLPSLAVSSADFQWRQFVPAAAIALDVAETMLAEGWPASMLLNLNVPPLPAESLGPLRWCRTAVRRYTDQFDRRVDPRGRTYYWLAGEVANDLEAKVAGPADWPVDVAHVHGGGVSLSPLQPELFWRGATLDLPQLDLPRDDQLQVGL